The Erythrobacter sp. Alg231-14 genome has a segment encoding these proteins:
- a CDS encoding ATP-binding protein: MTENVMIRPGSPDDSAPSPAEDGEATQNGALSNGFAMRGLDQRSVIFAIVGSALFFALGVFCLSLSRFDAALASVWLPNASAVTILLIARLRNEIPLFVGLVIASLCANSISGTAPGPAVIFTLANIVEIGVVTWLLRRSCHRQLDMADLSHLGRFLIYGGLVAPLASSAIASLAMGTDTRAIFAGASSWFLADSMGLILTVPTVMLIADALRERVVLSHAELAEGCALITGGLMAVYVVFKQDAYPLLFLIPPITLLMTFRLGGLGTALYVPGIAVMASWMTYMGFGPVLENSSSDISKMYLIQAFIAANFLAGLPIAAILAGRARMTEQLLHGRAELALLAENVTDAVLSIDRQGVCTYASPSVRDVLGREPSDFVGHLITERSQTDASDRIASVLERLLNGDCDKDRVTYRRLPDAGDGTPVFIEADCAVAFCPESGERSGVIVSARDVTERIELELLLTRSRRQAEHAARAKSEFLANMSHEIRTPMNGVLGFAELMLQSDLDEEHQRHTEMIVQSGRSMMLLLNDILDLSKIEAGQIAIDNAPLDIGATIDECAILHRPMAEQKGLILNFHSPIFCAGDCAKAGKSCDCALAHPWVETDALRLRQIILNLIANAVKFTETGHVDISYDITGNTLSVEVSDTGIGISPARIETIFAPFTQGESDTSRRFGGTGLGLTISRKLAELLGGEISVQSEPGVGSTFCVTLPVTLVEPESAPAVKPEVIKPADLPQSARILLVEDHDVNRMVGTEMLERCGQTVAIAQDGNEAIAMVIDSVMRGRPFDLVFMDIQMPGCDGYTATRAIRAEGIGPNVMPIIALTANAFPDDIAEAREAGMQAHLAKPLVFADLARSLQRWLPTRIVEDEAGDANDLLDSDRPTDSSKGVELDRDEPDSTFSHSGNDSDDERVSSAPAAGSVARFVKTYRASTIPSMGGLPQNLSPSLIKRWNHRRSEAVEAVRAALENGFLAEGDNPPNDLDELARVVHKLAGTAAIFGEPDLGDQAAAFERALRQDLSSEVREALAFELLSVADHSTDAAASGLG; encoded by the coding sequence ATGACCGAAAACGTGATGATACGTCCGGGATCACCGGATGATTCCGCGCCCAGTCCAGCCGAGGACGGCGAGGCAACTCAAAACGGCGCGCTTTCGAACGGTTTCGCGATGCGAGGTCTGGATCAACGCAGTGTGATTTTCGCGATTGTCGGATCGGCCCTCTTCTTTGCTTTGGGCGTGTTCTGCCTCTCATTGTCACGCTTTGATGCCGCCTTGGCGAGCGTCTGGCTGCCCAATGCCAGCGCGGTTACCATCTTGTTGATCGCAAGATTGCGGAACGAAATTCCTTTGTTTGTTGGCCTTGTTATCGCGAGCCTATGCGCAAACAGCATTTCCGGGACGGCTCCCGGCCCGGCTGTGATCTTCACCTTGGCCAACATCGTCGAGATCGGCGTTGTGACATGGTTGCTAAGGCGGTCGTGCCACCGCCAACTGGATATGGCGGACCTTTCGCATCTTGGAAGGTTCTTGATTTACGGCGGCCTTGTTGCGCCGCTTGCTTCCAGTGCAATCGCTTCGCTCGCTATGGGGACGGATACACGCGCGATCTTCGCCGGTGCCTCGTCGTGGTTCTTGGCGGACAGTATGGGTTTGATCCTCACGGTGCCCACGGTGATGCTGATTGCGGACGCATTGCGAGAACGCGTTGTCTTGAGCCATGCAGAGCTTGCGGAGGGGTGTGCGCTAATCACAGGCGGATTGATGGCCGTCTATGTCGTTTTCAAACAAGATGCTTATCCGCTCCTGTTTCTAATTCCACCGATCACTTTGCTAATGACCTTTCGCCTTGGCGGTCTTGGAACGGCGTTGTACGTGCCTGGCATCGCAGTGATGGCGAGTTGGATGACCTATATGGGCTTTGGCCCCGTCCTTGAAAATTCAAGCTCCGACATCAGCAAGATGTACCTTATCCAAGCGTTCATCGCGGCAAACTTCCTCGCCGGTCTACCGATTGCCGCCATATTGGCCGGACGGGCGCGGATGACGGAACAATTGCTCCACGGCCGCGCGGAACTCGCATTGCTCGCAGAGAACGTCACGGACGCGGTCTTGAGCATCGATCGACAAGGTGTCTGCACCTATGCTTCACCGTCGGTGCGCGATGTTTTGGGTCGCGAGCCAAGCGATTTCGTCGGTCACCTGATAACAGAGCGCAGTCAAACGGACGCCTCTGACCGGATAGCGTCAGTGCTGGAACGGCTGTTGAATGGAGATTGTGACAAAGATCGCGTAACCTATCGCCGTTTACCCGACGCGGGTGACGGCACCCCTGTTTTTATCGAGGCAGACTGCGCCGTCGCTTTCTGTCCAGAATCTGGCGAACGAAGCGGTGTTATTGTTTCTGCGCGGGATGTCACTGAGCGGATCGAGCTTGAGTTGTTGTTGACCCGGTCGCGTCGTCAGGCCGAACATGCCGCACGGGCCAAATCAGAATTTCTCGCCAATATGAGCCATGAAATCCGTACGCCCATGAACGGTGTTTTGGGTTTTGCGGAACTAATGCTTCAAAGCGATTTGGACGAAGAACATCAACGTCACACGGAAATGATCGTCCAATCCGGTCGCTCTATGATGTTGTTGCTGAATGATATTCTTGATCTATCAAAGATCGAAGCGGGTCAGATCGCAATCGATAATGCCCCGCTGGATATCGGCGCAACAATCGATGAATGTGCGATTTTGCATCGCCCAATGGCAGAGCAAAAGGGGCTGATACTGAACTTTCATTCGCCCATCTTTTGCGCCGGTGATTGCGCAAAAGCGGGCAAATCATGCGACTGTGCCTTGGCCCATCCATGGGTCGAAACCGATGCTTTGCGGCTGCGTCAGATCATCCTAAACCTGATCGCCAACGCAGTGAAATTCACCGAAACAGGACATGTCGACATATCGTACGACATCACCGGCAACACTCTATCCGTCGAGGTTTCCGACACAGGTATCGGCATCAGCCCAGCACGCATTGAGACTATTTTCGCGCCGTTCACACAGGGCGAAAGCGACACTTCTCGGCGGTTCGGGGGGACCGGTCTTGGATTAACCATCAGCCGGAAACTTGCCGAATTGCTGGGCGGCGAGATTAGCGTTCAAAGTGAACCAGGCGTCGGTTCAACATTCTGCGTGACCCTGCCGGTCACTCTTGTCGAGCCAGAATCCGCCCCGGCGGTTAAGCCAGAAGTGATCAAGCCCGCTGACCTGCCACAATCTGCGCGAATCCTTTTGGTCGAAGATCACGACGTGAACCGAATGGTCGGTACAGAAATGTTGGAACGATGCGGCCAAACAGTCGCGATCGCGCAGGACGGTAACGAAGCCATCGCAATGGTGATAGACAGCGTAATGAGAGGCCGGCCCTTTGATCTGGTGTTCATGGACATCCAGATGCCCGGTTGTGACGGGTATACCGCGACGCGCGCCATACGCGCGGAAGGCATTGGCCCGAACGTGATGCCGATCATTGCCCTTACCGCGAACGCATTTCCTGATGACATTGCCGAAGCGCGCGAAGCCGGCATGCAGGCGCATCTGGCAAAGCCATTGGTTTTCGCGGATCTGGCTCGATCGCTTCAACGATGGTTGCCCACTCGCATTGTCGAGGATGAGGCGGGAGATGCGAACGATCTGCTTGACTCCGACCGGCCTACTGACTCGTCCAAGGGCGTAGAGTTGGATCGTGACGAACCGGATTCCACATTCTCCCATTCCGGCAATGATTCAGACGATGAACGAGTGAGTTCGGCACCCGCAGCGGGATCGGTTGCCAGGTTCGTGAAGACTTATCGCGCCTCGACCATCCCTAGCATGGGAGGGCTGCCCCAAAACCTTTCGCCATCTCTCATCAAACGTTGGAACCATCGGCGCTCTGAGGCGGTTGAGGCGGTTCGAGCCGCGTTAGAGAATGGTTTTCTTGCCGAAGGCGATAATCCACCAAACGACTTGGATGAACTTGCGCGGGTGGTTCACAAGCTTGCCGGGACGGCAGCAATTTTTGGTGAGCCGGACTTGGGCGATCAAGCGGCAGCATTTGAACGCGCCCTCCGACAAGATTTATCCAGCGAGGTGAGGGAGGCACTCGCTTTTGAGCTTTTGAGTGTGGCGGATCATTCCACAGACGCCGCGGCTTCAGGCCTCGGCTAG
- a CDS encoding carboxypeptidase regulatory-like domain-containing protein, protein MKIKYLLAASVVSLSAAATIATPAAAQQITSGIEGQVTDADGNPLQGAMATITDTRTGQTRTTTVGADGNFRIQSLQPGGPYTVTVEADGFEGQTVEEVFTNISGNTGFTFALTPVAAGSTGNTIVVTGARARVTQVAVGPGTAFGTETLEGLPSITRDVRDIIRVDPRVSLESNNDVDRISCLGGNDRSNTFTVDGIVQADVFGLNGTPFAARNSLPLPFDVVDQVSVEFAPFDVEYSEFTGCLVNVVTKSGGNRFGGSAFITYFDESLFADNIDGRNLNAGREKRWGATLDGPIIPDRLFFSVGYEETDLGDGNNFGPLGSGFTNEADFVSQAQFDRFAQIARDVYGQDIGGYPTQLAESAVRYFGRLDAIINDDHRLEATYQRLEETNIEPDFGGQELGGLNSFEDEGTISDYYSVRLYSNWSDTISTELRVSRAEVGDVQGPLGFGEAQAANPTPRLSVGVTPDGSGTTENGRLATGPGIFRSANQLDTKIDQARFQVNVDAGSGHFLKFGAEINDLEVFNLFAINATGTIFFQNLDDFENGLVAPGFFSTVFADADDLVGGANGGATIASAAGGDINNAAARFSRQIYSVYAQDEWQATDQLSINAGVRVQLYDGDAPRFNPQFTDRYGFSNANSFARIDTVILPRFSATYEFDNEGFFSNSRVTGGVGIFSGGDPIVYFSNAFSNNGFSSANGDTFDAPCPAGLTTDVATGQIDVTPGGTFTGFPQCAVDAGVAVAEQGGADIQSTNPDLDVPTAVRANLGFSSTFGTETGFFSNWNLNLDYIYTRFNDTINFVDLSQAVNPDLGVNGFTVDGRPIYRAIDSTQAGCNATLDGNGGTGLTYSNVTSDCFGTRRDDNIQLTNGRSSDSHSFSVILAKNFDGGIFTSGGSTRVNFGYAFTDSNNARNNQSSTATSSFDVTAAFDRQDPAVSTATTETRHNFTASMFFVEEFIEGYDTGLGIFFRAREGRPYSLTFDGGGVFNDSASGSDNALLYVPSGVNDAAVSPLSDPAAVQSVIDYVAASGCSFEGGQSIKRNTCRNDWSFDMDLRISQEIPFIGSLTGITEDRIEVFADFSNFLNLLDSSWNVLRSRGGFNGLVDVADGGVDDEGRYIISGFNPDDDNDIAINASAWRIQIGARYEF, encoded by the coding sequence ATGAAAATCAAATATCTCTTGGCAGCCAGCGTCGTAAGTCTGTCGGCTGCTGCGACTATCGCAACACCGGCTGCTGCGCAGCAGATTACTTCGGGCATCGAAGGTCAGGTTACTGACGCTGATGGCAACCCTCTTCAAGGTGCGATGGCAACCATCACCGATACGCGCACCGGTCAAACGCGGACGACTACCGTCGGTGCAGACGGCAACTTCCGTATTCAATCGCTTCAACCAGGCGGCCCATACACTGTCACCGTCGAAGCTGATGGCTTTGAAGGTCAGACAGTCGAAGAAGTCTTCACCAACATTTCGGGCAACACCGGTTTCACCTTCGCGCTGACACCAGTCGCCGCTGGTTCAACCGGCAACACGATCGTCGTTACCGGCGCTCGCGCACGTGTAACGCAGGTTGCTGTTGGCCCGGGTACGGCTTTCGGTACAGAAACACTCGAAGGTCTGCCTTCGATCACACGTGACGTTCGCGACATCATCCGCGTCGACCCACGTGTTAGCCTTGAATCGAACAACGATGTTGATCGCATCTCTTGCCTCGGCGGCAACGACCGTTCGAACACATTCACCGTTGACGGCATCGTTCAAGCGGACGTCTTCGGTCTGAACGGTACACCGTTCGCTGCTCGCAACTCGCTCCCACTTCCATTCGACGTGGTTGATCAAGTTTCGGTCGAGTTCGCGCCGTTCGACGTTGAATATTCTGAATTCACCGGCTGTCTTGTCAACGTTGTGACCAAATCGGGCGGCAACCGTTTCGGCGGTTCGGCGTTCATCACGTATTTCGATGAGAGCTTGTTCGCAGACAACATTGACGGTCGTAACCTCAATGCTGGCCGTGAAAAGCGCTGGGGCGCTACTCTTGATGGTCCAATCATCCCTGATCGTTTGTTCTTCTCGGTCGGTTACGAAGAGACAGATCTTGGTGACGGCAACAACTTCGGCCCATTGGGTTCAGGCTTTACCAACGAAGCCGACTTCGTAAGCCAAGCTCAATTCGACCGGTTCGCACAAATCGCGCGCGACGTTTACGGCCAAGACATTGGCGGTTATCCAACTCAGCTCGCTGAGAGCGCTGTGCGTTACTTTGGTCGTCTGGATGCCATCATCAACGATGATCATCGCCTCGAAGCCACTTATCAGCGTCTCGAAGAGACCAACATCGAACCAGATTTCGGCGGCCAGGAATTGGGCGGCCTGAACTCATTCGAAGACGAAGGCACGATCTCGGATTACTATTCGGTTCGTCTCTACTCCAACTGGAGCGACACGATCTCAACCGAATTGCGCGTCAGCCGCGCCGAAGTTGGCGACGTTCAAGGCCCGCTTGGTTTTGGTGAAGCGCAAGCCGCCAACCCAACACCACGTTTGAGCGTCGGTGTTACACCAGACGGCAGCGGAACGACCGAAAACGGCCGTCTCGCAACCGGCCCTGGTATCTTCCGTTCGGCTAACCAGCTCGACACGAAGATCGACCAAGCTCGCTTCCAAGTTAATGTGGACGCTGGCAGCGGTCACTTCTTGAAGTTTGGCGCTGAGATCAACGACCTCGAAGTGTTCAACCTGTTCGCCATCAACGCGACCGGCACGATCTTCTTCCAAAACCTCGATGATTTCGAGAACGGTTTGGTTGCACCAGGCTTCTTCTCAACGGTTTTTGCTGATGCAGACGATCTTGTTGGTGGCGCCAATGGTGGCGCGACAATCGCTTCCGCTGCTGGTGGTGACATCAACAACGCAGCTGCGCGTTTCAGCCGTCAGATCTATTCGGTCTACGCACAGGACGAATGGCAGGCCACCGATCAACTTTCGATCAACGCTGGTGTTCGCGTTCAACTCTATGATGGCGACGCGCCGCGGTTCAACCCGCAGTTCACCGACCGTTATGGTTTCAGCAACGCCAACTCATTCGCTCGGATTGATACGGTTATCTTGCCGCGTTTCTCTGCGACGTATGAGTTCGACAACGAAGGCTTCTTCTCGAACAGCCGCGTAACCGGTGGTGTGGGCATCTTCTCGGGTGGTGATCCGATTGTCTACTTCTCCAACGCGTTCTCGAACAACGGCTTCTCCAGCGCGAATGGCGACACATTTGATGCGCCATGCCCAGCCGGTCTGACAACCGACGTGGCCACTGGTCAAATCGACGTCACACCGGGCGGAACCTTCACCGGTTTCCCACAATGTGCCGTTGATGCCGGTGTTGCTGTTGCTGAACAGGGTGGTGCCGATATTCAATCGACCAACCCTGATCTCGACGTTCCGACTGCGGTTCGTGCGAACCTCGGTTTCTCGTCAACTTTCGGCACGGAAACAGGCTTCTTCAGCAACTGGAACCTGAACCTCGATTACATCTACACGCGTTTCAACGACACGATTAACTTTGTTGATCTGTCGCAAGCGGTGAACCCAGATTTGGGCGTCAACGGCTTCACCGTCGACGGTCGTCCAATCTACCGGGCCATCGATTCAACGCAGGCTGGTTGTAACGCAACTTTGGATGGCAACGGCGGAACTGGCCTGACCTATTCCAACGTCACATCGGATTGTTTCGGTACACGCCGCGACGACAACATCCAGTTGACCAATGGTCGCAGCTCAGATTCGCACAGCTTCTCTGTGATCCTCGCTAAGAACTTCGACGGCGGGATCTTCACATCGGGCGGCAGCACACGAGTGAACTTCGGTTATGCGTTCACGGACTCCAACAACGCTCGTAACAACCAGTCATCGACAGCGACTTCGTCGTTTGACGTGACCGCTGCTTTCGATCGTCAGGATCCAGCTGTTTCGACTGCAACCACCGAAACCCGTCACAACTTCACCGCATCGATGTTCTTCGTTGAAGAATTCATCGAGGGTTACGATACGGGCCTCGGTATCTTCTTCCGTGCACGCGAAGGCCGTCCTTACAGCCTGACATTTGATGGCGGCGGCGTCTTCAATGACAGCGCTTCTGGTTCGGACAACGCCCTCCTTTACGTTCCATCGGGCGTAAACGATGCAGCTGTGTCGCCGCTTTCGGATCCAGCAGCGGTTCAAAGCGTCATCGACTATGTCGCGGCGTCGGGTTGTTCGTTTGAAGGTGGTCAATCAATCAAGCGGAACACATGCCGCAATGATTGGTCCTTTGATATGGACCTGCGCATCAGCCAGGAAATCCCATTCATTGGCAGCCTGACCGGCATCACCGAAGATCGCATCGAAGTGTTCGCTGACTTCTCGAACTTCCTCAACCTGCTCGACAGCAGCTGGAATGTTCTGCGTTCACGCGGCGGATTCAACGGTCTTGTCGATGTTGCAGATGGCGGCGTGGATGACGAAGGTCGTTACATCATCTCTGGCTTCAACCCAGATGATGACAACGACATCGCGATCAACGCTTCGGCATGGCGCATTCAAATCGGTGCTCGTTACGAATTCTAA